Proteins encoded in a region of the Labrus mixtus chromosome 19, fLabMix1.1, whole genome shotgun sequence genome:
- the mbtps2 gene encoding membrane-bound transcription factor site-2 protease, with product MIPVPLLVCVMAVWCSVYLADTLLKSSAKHRISYESWLASRGLMLSPFHLRWQTTMFNRLFAYCARINPRALYIWFNGGLVFGIVAMVGSVVLLIRTLQQTLAQMTTNNPRMGGQQALQVVVPGVNLPTSQLAYFFIALLLSGVIHELGHAVAALREQVRVNGFGMFVFVVYPGAFVDLFTTHLNLVSPTQQLRIFCAGVWHNFVLCVAALAFLFLLPVFLFPMYYTGAGALVTEVIQGSAADGPRGLSVGDIVTGLENCPVKGVEDWSSCLSRLSYTPQTGYCVPVIGLQPSWAHGRAFKRLDGTMDCCSNNSLTDLCFSYMNPEGRNSRDREYACMPVRKMVTGTHVCRTNEDCAAHTHAAASICVTPSLENQTRFIRVTHPPNTHMLFVGYPPHLQFSVSLTNFIPRFGFLHLDLPVFLETFCKYLVSLSGALAVVNSVPCFALDGQWMLNALLEATLVTIVTDRQKRELIGFFLLLAGSALLAANVALGLWMVTAR from the exons tcGTCAGCGAAGCATCGGATCAGCTACGAGTCATGGTTGGCGAGCCGAGGGCTGATGTTGTCTCCTTTCCATCTGAGATGGCAGACCACCATGTTCAACCGGCTGTTTGCGTACTGCGCCCGCATCAACCCTCGAGCCCTCTACATTTG GTTCAACGGTGGTCTGGTGTTCGGTATTGTTGCCATGGTGGGCTCTGTGGTGCTGCTGATAAGGACGCTGCAGCAGACGCTCGCTCAGATGACCACAAATAACCCTCGCATGGGAGGTCAGCAGGCGCTGCAGGTGGTG GTCCCGGGAGTCAATCTGCCCACCAGTCAGCTGGCCTACTTCTTCATCGCCCTGCTGCTCAGCGGTGTCATACATGAGCTTGGCCACGCCGTGGCAGCACTGag GGAGCAGGTGCGAGTGAACGGCTTcggcatgtttgtgtttgtggtgtatCCCGGTGCGTTCGTGGACCTGTTCACCACACACCTCAACCTCGTGTCCCCCACTCAGCAGCTCCGCATCTTCTGTGCCG gAGTGTGGCACAactttgttctgtgtgtggCAGCGTTGgccttcctcttcctgttgcctgttttcctgtttcctATGTACTACACCGGAGCCGGGGCGCTGGTCACCGAGGTTATCCAG GGCTCTGCGGCTGACGGTCCTCGGGGTCTGTCGGTCGGGGACATCGTGACGGGGCTGGAGAACTGTCCAGTTAAGGGAGTGGAGGACTGGAGCAGCTGCCTGTCTCGCCTCTCTTACACCCCGCAGACAGGATACTGCGTCCCTGTCATCGGCCTGCAGCCCAGCTGGGCCCACGGACGAg CCTTTAAGCGTCTGGATGGAACGATGGActgctgcagcaacaacagccTGACAGATCTCTGTTTCTCTTACATGAACCCAGAGGGCAGGAACAGCAGGGACAGagag TACGCCTGCATGCCGGTGCGTAAGATGGTGACGGGCACTCACGTTTGTCGTACAAATGAAGACTGCGCCGCTCACACCCACGCCGCTGCGAGCATTTGCGTCACTCCCTCTCTGGAGAACCAGACTCGCTTCATCCGAGTCACTCACCCGCCCAACACTCACATGCTGTTTGTGGGGTATCCGCCGCACCTCCAGTTCTCTG tGAGTCTGACCAATTTCATCCCCCGCTTCGGTTTCCTCCACCTGGATCTGCCCGTCTTCTTGGAGACCTTCTGCAA ATATCTGGTGTCCCTCTCCGGTGCATTAGCCGTAGTAAACTCAGTGCCGTGTTTCGCTCTCGATGGTCAGTGGATGCTGAACGCCCTGCTGGAGGCCACGCTGGTTACAATAGTAACGGACCGTCAGAAGCGCGAGCTGATTGGTTTTTTCCTGCTGCTGGCGGGCAGCGCCCTGCTGGCGGCCAACGTGGCTCTGGGCCTGTGGATGGTCACAGCGCGGTAG